In a single window of the Littorina saxatilis isolate snail1 linkage group LG5, US_GU_Lsax_2.0, whole genome shotgun sequence genome:
- the LOC138966740 gene encoding 3'-5' exoribonuclease HELZ2-like isoform X2 has translation MEEGRESPPSADEQQTSEDGSDSASVRQSDTPESSENFGDAQRAVEIFEGDPHEDFLEAIEPFFTRAERAISHERFDFSAAKDLVLVLRDLGQRYEAKGCTEASLEETVMTRALKTVFDLMDGVNLSQAEVYDPRQTMVYLYCAMAVFPRTLRLERNAQGILLYHFSPKGSVCPRQLEELNRFCALKTECEGTKGWPNLLQHKRLLADLAAWLEVDMTPIAHMISSKSMTILSILVGETRKMSALPGMSTVSDRMERLLEMNVVVAASSFVRKGFLREAKDYRRILMRVDTSRLPPFLATRYAYVNARLLNNCREFAKALNIARDAITAVTDPEERREFEQLINEINDALETVSQGRHNQGPADPQWLEGTYALTNQNGRAAQEAARQSYLAQARRRRVRTVSVSRRGQTPSPAPLSRQSGGAAQGTFRGGRSRSSSLSYSPNTSHSLYSSSPASVSTYSAGDHSEGASVAPASFSSRENLLDSDWDDSDDQEEEVYDPDREVRFVDGYDPDADSTAETEAGDFEETSMVETLTAGDEDGQDWFEKSEEALQSREEEEGGEEEASIELSERQKGNFNKGDRGNVFYPTLLRNAEAEQLLWSDRTKYVRCQIKIERAHKSIARVLDSRCKHSEILIVGRSRANQTYMDDEVVVEITAEPGTNRSQQQVNGVRQAGADNSVEKLPHGKVVGLLNRVNYSDVDHPVLFCTLDEMEGHLMKPLCKTVPKIHVLNDLVRRKYLALKKNRIELKKISPEGEVIHTGFLNVEQDKREQYVFKVAILAWRPQTIYPLGAVLSAHIGGRDYAGGLQVLSMQQRVPKRYPRAAVESTKVLLQQTLSKKGRQDLTELRLFTIDPPGSKDIDDAISIQKKGTHYVIGVHIADVAAQVAKDSGVDQEARKRAVTFYPLNRRPHAMLPEPLSHGKCSLLQDQERLALSVFFTFNEKGKQVQEPSIQKTVIRSCRQLTYEEAQKVIKAEENVNVDSMVQEDIRQLHKITSQLKEMRQKHSMLFVPFEDPRLHDLERLNEHTEAHSLIEELMILANATVASYLTKRPRYRDVMLVRTHTAPSWEELAQWREAEGSVTDLVMQLQGKKVTPTGTQLSLSTSVPTESAARKQKNVVLQKEVWHKLCQCLEEGELTEARRLVYMDALHPLQCLAASRWMNLMETAQYGCCLGLNRPDLRHFGLDLDVYTHFTSPIRRYADVYVQRLLHAALSGAAPDSTPDDVTALCCVINSATSRQKAFGKGCMSLKVSESLQRQPLLFRAYVDKVDEEQLTVCVPSLLKVSDRKQDLPFSILGVSSQPELVTDTITKIDSVTVQWNKRIYEKNGLCPGSLRPIWEHLDRSAEREQAALQNLPSEARKQKKMQPLIMYISPDQLSKSVRHADWIHILQNLTSGRDQAWNAAPQALDRVPRPANGPAGRDHVEAEYMSCEKGDRTVSVRPVKFKRVYTQGQVVQVQMSAQPKSGLLKPRVEVLHTAHNASVCTQHVSEPVPVLTSFATRATRDQNFTTYLEYARAWMPLLEMEAAVEAGNNDGGVVIENVPVSLKIQTLSNNLRYRGSFELDAKFCFDRCIDFGGKSSDTIEEEEFKSDNSYPLDYLCLRYKMKCSDAVISRVRNSEVPEAVDTHFTWLAHASVVRVNHLDKKSESGGKLVITFVLTNSSPQPPPQLMAKAGDKVTIEVLPKSEVDRRCQMALLLLEDETRELARAIAFGRSIPKLESDHKKLALRLGMRPEKYDVLVNDETARHLPRNNPDQESAIKMALTHSLALVQGPPGTGKTNTGIKLVYLFSKINRQLEAEGKGKKTVLYCGPSNKSVDLVARELRSKLGSKCPKIVRMYGSAIERKDYPVPTGDLRSSKNLRDLNSDPSLQDISLHHLIRMDDRKHAEEIIRFDSHFQKCILYPRKFKATSNDLKNYRKLVNKASLLELGKYEVVLTTTSVGGNHKLIKGTNKSIYQVMIDECAMSTEPQSMVPITATKAKQVVLIGDHKQLRPIIKCQPASELGLDRSLFERLFTRFPSYTVFLGTQYRMHPQICAFPSKEFYENKLETGRSILWTGTPLSFWPRHPISNLADKVTPHILVDVRGVEETLSVTTEDGNERSKSNALEAEKVVEILTFLKQQHKVETGCVKILTQYNAQRSMLEKKLRDLCMDRSQNVFDRYDVNKLQISTVVSSQGGEWDYVILSTVRSIPSYMIEPNPTHGWCRQNLGFITDRNQVNVALTRARRGLFIVGNVELLRCDEVWSHLVKRYELLNCAFSDPSLFPPPPPARPRNRRHHSQHTGAATNSWQRA, from the exons atggaggaagggagagaatccCCGCCCTCGGCTGACGAACAGCAGACTTCAGAAGACGGCAGTGACAGCGCATCTGTCCGGCAGTCCGACACCCCGGAGTCCAGCGAAAACTTCGGCGATGCCCAAAGAGCTGTGGAGATCTTTGAAGGTGACCCACACGAAGACTTTTTGGAAGCTATCGAGCCTTTTTTTACGAGGGCAGAAAGAGCGATCTCCCACGAGCGCTTCGATTTCAGTGCGGCAAAAGATCTTGTGCTGGTGTTGCGAGACCTGGGACAGCGCTACGAGGCCAAAGGCTGCACGGAGGCTTCCTTGGAAGAGACAGTGATGACCCGAGCACTGAAGACTGTCTTTGACCTAATGGATGGAGTCAACTTG AGCCAGGCAGAGGTTTATGACCCACGGCAGACAATGGTGTATCTGTACTGTG CGATGGCTGTTTTTCCGCGTACATTACGCCTGGAAAGAAACGCACAAGGCATACTGCTGTACCATTTCTCCCCCAAAGGATCTGTGTGTCCTCGTCAGCTGGAAGAACTCAACAGATTCTGTGCTCTGAAGACAGAGTGCGAAGGAACCAAAGGTTGGCCG AATCTCCTCCAGCATAAAAGACTACTAGCGGATCTTGCAGCCTGGCTGGAAGTGGACATGACACCCATTGCACACATGATCTCGAGCAAAAGTATGACGATACTGAGCATTCTCGTTGGCGAGACTCGCAAAATGTCCGCCCTGCCCGGGATGTCCACAGTGAGCGACAGGATGGAGAGACTCTTGGAGATGAACGTGGTAGTAGCAGCCTCATCTTTTGTCCGGAAAGGGTTCCTCCGAGAAGCGAAAGATTACCGCAGGATCCTGATGCGAG TGGACACAAGCAGGCTTCCCCCATTCCTCGCAACGCGTTATGCCTATGTGAACGCACGTTTGCTCAACAACTGTAGGGAGTTTGCGAAAGCGTTGAACATTGCCAGAGATGCCATCACAGCGGTCACG GATCCAGAAGAGAGGAGAGAGTTTGAGCAGTTGATCAATGAAATCAACGATGCCCTGGAGACTGTCAGTCAAGGCAGACACAATCAGGGTCCTGCTGATCCACAGTGGCTGGAAGGGACCTATGCGTTGACAAACCAG AACGGAAGAGCCGCACAGGAAGCTGCAAGGCAAAGTTATCTTGCTCAAGCCAGACGCAGGAGAG TGAGGACAGTTTCGGTGAGCAGACGAGGTCAGACACCATCACCAGCGCCACTCAGCCGCCAGTCCGGGGGAGCCGCACAAGGCACGTTCAGAGGGGGTCGCAGCAGATCTTCTTCCCTCTCTTATTCCCCAAACACCTCCCACTCGCTCTACAGCTCTTCTCCCGCAAGTGTAAGCACTTATTCGGCTGGAGATCATTCTGAAGGTGCTTCTGTCGCGCCAGCTTCTTTCTCTTCCAGAGAGAACCTCCTTGACAGCGACTGGGACGACAGTGATGACCAAGAGGAAGAGGTGTATGATCCTGATCGAGAGGTTCGCTTTGTCGATGGGTATGACCCAGATGCAGACAGTACTGCAGAAACTGAAGCTGGCGATTTTGAAGAGACTTCAATGGTTGAAACTTTGACCGCAGGAGACGAAGATGGACAGGATTGGTTTGAGAAGAGTGAAGAAGCTTTGCAGAGcagagaggaagaagaaggaggagaagaagaggcAAGCATCGAACTATCCGAGCGACAGAAGGGAAACTTCAACAAGGGTGATCGAGGGAACGTTTTCTACCCTACGCTCTTACGGAATGCTGAAGCAGAACAGCTACTGTGGAGTGACCGAACCAAGTACGTGCGCTGTCAAATAAAAATTGAACGAGCACATAAATCCATCGCAAGAGTGCTCGACTCAAGATGCAAGCACTCGGAAATCCTCATCGTGGGTCGCTCCAGGGCCAACCAGACCTACATGGACGATGAAGTTGTAGTGGAGATCACAGCAGAGCCTGGGACGAACCGAAGTCAGCAGCAAGTCAACGGAGTGAGACAAGCAGGGGCAGACAATTCTGTTGAGAAACTGCCTCATGGAAAGGTGGTGGGCCTTTTAAACAGGGTCAACTACAGCGACGTGGATCATCCTGTTCTGTTCTGTACGCTGGACGAGATGGAAGGTCATCTGATGAAGCCCCTCTGCAAGACAGTTCCGAAGATTCACGTCCTCAATGATCTGGTCCGGAGGAAATATCTAGCCTTGAAAAAGAACAGGATTGAGCTGAAGAAAATCAGCCCAGAGGGCGAGGTTATTCATACGGGGTTCCTGAATGTCGAGCAAGACAAACGTGAACAGTATGTTTTCAAGGTGGCGATCCTTGCTTGGAGACCGCAGACCATCTATCCCCTTGGTGCAGTTCTGAGTGCGCACATCGGTGGCAGGGATTATGCTGGCGGTCTTCAGGTCTTGTCTATGCAGCAGAGAGTCCCAAAACGCTACCCACGAGCGGCCGTGGAAAGCACCAAGGTTTTACTCCAGCAGACTCTGTCCAAGAAAGGCCGCCAAGACCTGACCGAGCTCAGGTTATTTACCATTGACCCGCCAGGCTCAAAGGACATTGATGACGCAATCAGCATCCAAAAGAAGGGCACTCATTACGTCATAGGGGTTCACATAGCTGACGTAGCAGCGCAGGTGGCAAAAGATAGCGGAGTTGATCAGGAAGCCAGAAAGAGGGCCGTGACTTTCTATCCGCTCAATCGCAGACCTCATGCCATGCTTCCTGAACCACTGAGTCACGGGAAATGCAGCCTGCTTCAAGACCAAGAGCGGCTGGCCCTGTCCGTCTTCTTCACATTCAATGAAAAGGGAAAACAAGTGCAAGAGCCTTCCATACAGAAGACAGTAATCAGATCCTGTCGTCAGCTCACATACGAAGAAGCACAGAAAGTGATCAAGGCAGAAGAGAATGTGAACGTTGATTCTATGGTACAAGAGGACATACGTCAGCTGCACAAGATCACCTCCCAGCTGAAAGAGATGCGCCAGAAGCACTCGATGCTCTTCGTGCCTTTTGAAGACCCACGCCTCCATGATCTGGAGCGACTGAACGAACACACTGAGGCCCATTCTCTCATAGAAGAGCTGATGATTCTGGCCAATGCAACTGTGGCCAGTTACCTGACGAAGCGACCGAGGTATCGAGACGTGATGCTGGTGCGCACTCACACAGCCCCAAGCTGGGAAGAGCTAGCCCAGTGGAGAGAGGCGGAGGGTTCGGTCACGGACCTTGTCATGCAGCTTCAAGGAAAGAAGGTCACTCCTACTGGAACACAGCTGTCCCTCAGCACCAGTGTTCCTACAGAAAGTGCGGCACGGAAGCAGAAGAACGTTGTGTTACAGAAAGAGGTGTGGCATAAGCTCTGTCAATGTCTTGAGGAAGGGGAGCTCACAGAAGCACGAAGACTGGTCTACATGGATGCCCTGCACCCCCTGCAGTGTCTGGCTGCCAGTCGTTGGATGAACCTGATGGAGACAGCCCAATATGGCTGCTGCTTGGGATTGAACAG GCCAGACCTTCGACATTTTGGCCTTGACCTTGATGTGTACACGCACTTCACTTCCCCCATACGTCGTTATGCCGACGTGTACGTACAGAGGCTTCTCCACGCTGCTCTGAGTGGCGCCGCCCCGGACAGTACTCCTGATGACGTCACGGCACTCTGCTGCGTCATCAACAGCGCCACTTCGCGACAGAAAGCGTTTGGCAAAGGCTGCATGTCACTGAAAGTGTCGGAGAGTCTCCAGCGTCAGCCACTACTGTTCCGAGCCTACGTGGATAAGGTCGACGAAGAACAGCTGACGGTGTGTGTGCCCTCCCTGCTCAAGGTGTCTGACCGCAAGCAGGATCTGCCTTTCAGCATACTGGGGGTAAGCTCTCAGCCAGAGCTCGTCACAGATACAATAACAAAGATAGATTCGGTCACAGTGCAGTGGAACAAGAGGATCTATGAAAAGAACGGCTTGTGCCCGGGAAGCCTCAGGCCTATCTGGGAACACCTAGACAGGTCTGCTGAAAGAGAACAGGCAGCCTTGCAGAATTTGCCGAGCGAAGCAAGAAAGCAAAAGAAGATGCAACCTCTGATCATGTACATCAGCCCTGATCAACTTAGCAAGTCCGTGAGGCATGCCGACTGGATCCACATCTTGCAAAATCTGACCTCCGGCAGAGATCAGGCCTGGAATGCAGCCCCTCAGGCTCTGGACAGAGTTCCACGGCCAGCGAACGGGCCGGCCGGCAGAGATCATGTTGAAGCAGAGTACATGTCCTGCGAAAAGGGGGACAGGACCGTTTCCGTTCGTCCTGTCAAGTTCAAGAGAGTCTACACGCAGGGGCAGGTCGTACAAGTTCAGATGTCTGCTCAACCCAAAAGCGGGCTGCTAAAACCACGCGTGGAAGTACTGCACACGGCTCACAACGCAAGCGTGTGTACACAGCACGTCAGTGAACCTGTCCCAGTGTTGACCAGTTTCGCCACACGCGCGACTCGTGACCAAAACTTCACTACATACCTGGAGTATGCGCGAGCATGGATGCCTCTGTTGGAAATGGAAGCTGCAGTGGAGGCTGGGAACAATGATGGCGGTGTCGTCATTGAGAACGTCCCCGTGTCCCTCAAGATTCAAACGCTTTCAAACAACCTGCGTTACCGAGGCAGCTTTGAGCTGGACGCAAAGTTCTGTTTTGACAGATGCATCGACTTTGGAGGGAAATCTTCAGACACgatagaagaagaagagttcaAGAGTGACAACTCCTACCCGCTGGACTACCTCTGCCTGCGCTACAAGATGAAATGCTCAGATGCCGTGATATCCAGAGTGAGAAACAGTGAGGTCCCAGAGGCAGTGGACACACACTTCACCTGGCTAGCTCATGCCAGTGTGGTTCGCGTGAACCACTTAGACAAGAAGAGTGAAAGCGGCGGGAAGCTGGTGATCACTTTCGTCCTGACAAACTCCTCGCCTCAACCACCTCCCCAGCTCATGGCCAAAGCAGGGGACAAAGTCACAATAGAGGTTCTGCCCAAATCTGAAGTTGACAG GCGATGTCAAATGGCACTTCTTCTGCTTGAGGATGAGACGCGTGAACTGGCACGGGCGATTGCTTTCGGCAGATCAATTCCGAAACTGG aATCGGATCACAAAAAGCTTGCTTTGAGGCTTGGAATGAGACCAGAAAAGTACGATGTACTGGTAAACGATGAAACGGCGAGGCATCTGCCCCGTAACAACCCTGACCAGGAAAGTGCCATCAAAATGGCACTCACACACAGCTTGGCGCTTGTGCAGGGGCCACCAG GTACGGGCAAGACAAACACAGGCATCAAGCTGGTGTACCTTTTCTCGAAGATCAACCGACAGCTGGAGGCAGAAGGCAAGGGAAAGAAGACAGTGCTCTACTGTGGTCCTTCCAACAAGTCTGTTGATCTTGTTGCAA GAGAGCTGAGATCTAAGCTGGGTTCCAAATGCCCCAAGATCGTGAGGATGTACGGGTCAGCTATCGAGAGAAAAGACTACCCCGTGCCAACTGGAGATCTGAGGTCTTCCAAGAACTTGCGTGACCTGAACAGTGATCCCAGCCTACAG gacATATCTCTGCATCACCTGATCAGAATGGACGACAGAAAGCACGCTGAGGAAATAATACGCTTTGACAGCCATTTTCAAAAGTGCATTCTTTATCCACGCAAGTTCAAAGCCACAAGCAATGACCTCAAAAACTACCGCAAACTTGTCAACAAGGCTTCTCTGCTGGAACTCGGCAAGTATGAAGTGGTCCTGACTACAACTTCTGTTGGTGGGAATCACAAGCTCATCAAAGGGACAAATAAATCAATCTATCAG GTCATGATTGACGAGTGTGCAATGAGCACGGAGCCTCAGAGCATGGTTCCGATCACTGCCACCAAGGCCAAGCAGGTCGTCCTTATTGGAGACCACAAGCAGCTCAGACCCATCATCAAGTGTCAGCCGGCTTCTGAACTGGGTCTGGACCGGTCCCTCTTCGAGAGACTCTTCACAAGATTTCCTTCCTACACCGTTTTCCTCGGAACCCAGTACCGAATG CACCCTCAGATCTGTGCCTTCCCGTCAAAAGAATTTTACGAAAACAAACTGGAGACAGGAAGATCGATCTTGTGGACTGGAACCCCGCTGAGCTTCTGGCCTCGTCATCCCATTTCTAACCTGGCAGATAAAGTCACCCCCCACATTCTGGTCGACGTCAGGGGTGTGGAGGAGACACTGTCGGTCACCACGGAGGATGGCAACGAACGGTCAAAGTCCAATGCCCTGGAGGCGGAAAAAGTG GTGGAGATTCTGACTTTCCTGAAGCAGCAACACAAGGTGGAGACTGGCTGTGTTAAGATTCTGACGCAGTACAACGCTCAACGCAGCATGCTGGAGAAGAAGCTCCGTGACCTCTGCATGGACAGGAGTCAAAACGTCTTTGACCGCTATGACGTCAACAAGCTGCAGATCAGCACTGTCGTTTCCAGTCAGG GTGGAGAGTGGGACTACGTGATCCTGAGCACAGTGAGGTCAATCCCCAGCTACATGATTGAGCCAAACCCTACCCACGGCTGGTGTCGTCAGAACCTGGGCTTCATCACCGATAGAAACCAGGTCAACGTGGCTCTCACCAGAGCCAGGCGAGGACTCTTCATTGTGG GAAATGTGGAGCTGCTGAGGTGTGACGAAGTGTGGAGTCATCTGGTGAAGAGGTATGAACTACTGAACTGCGCCTTCTCAGACCCCAGCTTGtttccccctccaccccctgCTCGACCGAGGAACCGGAGGCATCATTCCCAACACACCGGTGCTGCCACCAACAGTTGGCAACGAGCTTAG